A section of the Pseudomonas fluorescens genome encodes:
- a CDS encoding VOC family protein, with protein MKFAYTIVYVPDVAASLYFFENAFGFNRRFLHESGTYGELETGGTTLSFAAHELGELNFKGGHVAAHSSKQPLGMELGLVTDDVPAAHAKALAAGATELCAPSSKPWGQVVSYVRCPDGTLVELCTPIQN; from the coding sequence ATGAAATTCGCCTACACCATCGTCTACGTCCCGGACGTCGCCGCGTCGCTGTATTTTTTTGAAAATGCCTTTGGTTTCAACCGTCGTTTCCTGCATGAGTCAGGCACCTATGGCGAGTTGGAAACCGGTGGCACCACCTTGTCCTTCGCCGCCCATGAGCTGGGGGAATTGAATTTCAAGGGTGGGCACGTTGCCGCGCATAGCTCCAAGCAGCCACTGGGTATGGAGCTGGGGTTAGTGACCGATGACGTGCCGGCCGCCCACGCCAAGGCACTGGCCGCAGGGGCAACCGAGCTTTGTGCACCGAGCAGCAAGCCCTGGGGCCAGGTGGTGTCTTATGTGCGCTGCCCGGATGGGACGCTGGTGGAGTTGTGTACGCCGATCCAAAACTGA
- the pobA gene encoding 4-hydroxybenzoate 3-monooxygenase: MKTLKTQVAIIGAGPSGLLLGQLLHNAGIETLIVERQAPDYVLGRIRAGVLEQGMVDLLRQAGVSRRMDAEGLVHDGFELALNGRLQRIDLKALTGGQTVMIYGQTEVTRDLMAAREQAGAMTLYEARDVQPHDLKGERPWLTFEHQGQPVRLDCDYIAGCDGFHGVARQSIPSDALKTFERVYPFGWLGLLADTPPVHEELVYAKHPRGFALCSMRSPSRSRYYLQVPADEGVEAWSDQRFWEELKARLPCDLAGQLVTGPSIEKSIAPLRSFVVEPMQYGRLFLLGDAAHIVPPTGAKGLNLAASDVSTLFTILNKVYREGRVELLEQYSPICLRRIWKAERFSWWMTSMLHSFPEADGFSQRIAQSELEYFVESQAGRKTIAENYVGLPYEAIE, from the coding sequence ATGAAAACCCTAAAAACCCAAGTCGCCATCATCGGCGCCGGTCCTTCGGGGCTGCTGCTCGGCCAGTTACTGCACAACGCGGGAATTGAAACCCTGATTGTTGAGCGTCAGGCCCCGGACTATGTCCTTGGACGTATTCGTGCCGGGGTGCTGGAGCAGGGTATGGTCGATCTGTTGCGCCAGGCGGGCGTCAGCCGGCGGATGGACGCCGAGGGTCTGGTGCATGACGGCTTCGAGCTGGCCTTGAATGGGCGTTTGCAACGTATCGACCTGAAGGCGTTGACCGGCGGCCAGACCGTGATGATCTATGGCCAGACCGAAGTCACCCGCGACCTGATGGCCGCCCGCGAGCAGGCCGGTGCGATGACCCTGTATGAAGCACGGGATGTACAACCCCATGACCTCAAGGGTGAACGGCCCTGGCTGACCTTCGAGCATCAGGGCCAACCGGTGCGCCTGGATTGTGACTACATCGCCGGTTGCGATGGTTTCCATGGCGTGGCGCGCCAGTCGATCCCCAGTGATGCGCTCAAGACCTTCGAGCGAGTTTATCCGTTCGGCTGGCTGGGCTTGCTTGCCGACACCCCGCCGGTCCACGAAGAGCTGGTGTACGCCAAGCACCCGCGTGGGTTTGCCCTGTGCAGCATGCGTTCGCCCAGCCGCAGTCGCTATTACCTGCAGGTGCCGGCTGATGAGGGGGTTGAGGCATGGTCCGACCAGCGTTTCTGGGAGGAACTCAAGGCACGCCTGCCTTGCGATCTGGCGGGGCAATTGGTAACCGGGCCGTCGATCGAAAAAAGCATCGCCCCGCTGCGCAGTTTCGTGGTGGAGCCCATGCAGTACGGGCGCCTGTTCCTGCTGGGCGACGCCGCCCACATCGTGCCGCCCACCGGCGCCAAGGGCCTGAACCTGGCGGCCAGTGATGTCAGCACGTTGTTCACGATCCTGAACAAGGTGTACCGGGAAGGGCGTGTGGAGTTGCTGGAGCAATACTCACCGATCTGCCTGCGGCGTATCTGGAAGGCCGAGCGGTTTTCCTGGTGGATGACCTCGATGCTGCACTCGTTTCCCGAGGCGGATGGCTTTAGCCAGCGCATCGCCCAGAGTGAGCTGGAGTATTTTGTCGAGTCGCAGGCTGGGCGCAAAACTATTGCAGAAAATTACGTCGGACTTCCTTATGAGGCTATCGAATAG
- a CDS encoding NAD(P)-dependent oxidoreductase, translated as MSKIAIIGATGRAGSQLLEEALRRGHTVTAIARNTGAIAARPGLTVKQLDALDAAALQQAISGSDVVISAAHFTTLPAGAVIGPVKLAGVKRLLVVGGAGSLLLPGGGRVIDSEGFPAEYKTEASAGAAFLDTLRQEKQLDWTFLSPSAEFVETERTGAFRLGQDDLLVSSEGRSWISFADYAIALIDEVETPKHSRQRFTVGY; from the coding sequence ATGAGCAAGATTGCAATCATTGGTGCCACCGGCCGTGCCGGTAGCCAACTGCTGGAAGAAGCCCTGCGTCGCGGCCACACGGTCACCGCCATTGCCCGCAACACTGGCGCTATCGCAGCGCGCCCCGGCCTGACCGTCAAACAGCTCGATGCCCTGGACGCTGCCGCCCTGCAGCAGGCCATCAGCGGCAGTGACGTGGTGATCAGCGCCGCGCACTTCACCACCCTGCCTGCTGGTGCGGTGATCGGGCCGGTAAAACTGGCCGGCGTGAAGCGCCTGCTGGTGGTGGGTGGCGCAGGCTCGCTGCTGCTGCCGGGCGGTGGGCGGGTCATCGACAGCGAAGGCTTCCCTGCCGAATACAAGACCGAGGCCAGTGCTGGCGCGGCGTTCCTCGACACCTTGCGCCAGGAAAAGCAGTTGGACTGGACCTTCCTTTCGCCCTCGGCGGAGTTTGTCGAGACCGAACGTACCGGCGCATTCCGCCTGGGCCAGGATGACCTGCTGGTGAGCAGCGAAGGCCGTAGCTGGATCAGCTTTGCCGACTACGCCATTGCCCTGATTGACGAAGTGGAAACACCGAAGCATTCCCGCCAGCGCTTCACCGTAGGCTACTAA
- a CDS encoding LysR family transcriptional regulator: protein MDRLQAMRVFVTVVDLGSQSAAADHLDLSRPVVSRYLAELEDWVGARLLHRTTRKLSLTAAGSETLPRCRQMLDLSCDMQAAVSEPDDAPRGLVRLSASTSFGQAQLAEAVAEYVRRYPQVSIDLQLLDRTVNLVDERIDLAIRASNDLDPNLIARQLTICRSVVCASPAYMQEHPQPQRVEELAGHNCLTHSYFGKSLWHFEEHGEPVSVPVHGTISANEASTLLRATLAGAGVAMLPTYQAGDYIRSGQLIRLLPHAEPRQMPMYAVYASRKHMPQAMRSLLDFLVLRFPPEAQWDVGL, encoded by the coding sequence ATGGATCGTCTTCAAGCAATGCGGGTGTTTGTCACTGTGGTCGACCTGGGCAGCCAATCAGCGGCCGCCGATCATCTGGATTTGTCGCGCCCGGTGGTGTCGCGCTACCTGGCGGAGCTGGAGGACTGGGTAGGTGCGCGCCTGTTGCACCGCACCACGCGCAAGCTCAGCCTGACCGCTGCGGGCAGCGAAACCCTGCCACGCTGCCGGCAGATGCTGGACTTGTCCTGCGACATGCAGGCCGCCGTCAGCGAGCCGGACGACGCGCCCCGCGGCCTGGTGCGCTTGAGCGCGAGCACGTCGTTTGGCCAGGCGCAATTGGCCGAGGCCGTGGCCGAGTACGTCAGGCGCTACCCGCAAGTCAGCATTGACCTGCAATTGCTCGACCGCACGGTGAACCTGGTGGATGAGCGGATCGACCTGGCGATCCGCGCCAGCAACGACCTGGACCCCAACCTGATTGCGCGTCAACTGACGATTTGTCGCTCAGTGGTGTGCGCCTCGCCTGCCTATATGCAGGAACACCCGCAACCCCAGCGGGTAGAAGAGTTGGCTGGGCACAACTGCCTGACTCACTCCTATTTCGGTAAAAGCCTGTGGCATTTCGAGGAGCACGGCGAACCCGTATCGGTGCCCGTGCACGGCACTATCAGCGCCAATGAAGCCAGCACCTTGCTGCGCGCGACCCTGGCCGGGGCAGGGGTCGCGATGTTGCCGACCTACCAGGCCGGCGACTATATCCGCAGCGGCCAGTTGATCCGCTTGCTGCCCCATGCCGAACCCCGGCAGATGCCCATGTACGCGGTGTATGCCTCGCGCAAGCACATGCCCCAGGCGATGCGCAGCCTCCTGGATTTTCTGGTGTTGAGGTTCCCGCCTGAGGCGCAATGGGATGTCGGGCTGTAG
- a CDS encoding MDR family MFS transporter, translated as MLAIFLGALDQTIVAVSMPAISAQFNDVNLLAWVISGYMVAMTVAVPIYGKLGDLYGRRPMMLIGMGLFTVASLFCGMAQSMEQLVLARILQGIGAGGMISVSQAIIGDIIAPRERGRYQGYFSSMYAVASVAGPVLGGYMTEYLSWRWVFLINLPLGAGAWWVAHRTLVGLPVPQRKPIIDYLGTLLLIMGLTALLLGITEIGQGHHWRDDQVLGLLACALVALTVFVWHERRAREPLLPMHLFANRSAVLCWCTIFFTSFQAISLIVLMPLRYQSVTGAGADSAALHLLPLAIGLPMGAFFAGRMTSVTGRYKPMILTGAMLMPVAILGMAFSAPQSLILSSLFMVLGGIACGMQFPTSLVGTQNSVAQHDIGVATSTTNLFRSLGGAVGVACMSALLLALLQDSSVAHLANGSMMAEGSSGNVLLDGLNAAAGPAQDALRAELLSTFRHLLMVSAAVSLLGLAAAIVMPDKLLRGREDKAQ; from the coding sequence ATGCTGGCGATTTTCCTCGGTGCGCTGGACCAGACCATCGTCGCCGTGTCGATGCCGGCCATTTCCGCGCAATTCAACGACGTCAATCTGCTGGCCTGGGTCATCTCCGGCTACATGGTCGCGATGACCGTGGCGGTGCCGATCTACGGCAAGCTCGGCGACTTGTATGGGCGCCGCCCCATGATGCTGATCGGCATGGGCCTGTTTACCGTGGCCTCACTGTTTTGTGGCATGGCGCAAAGCATGGAGCAACTGGTGCTGGCGCGCATTCTCCAGGGCATTGGGGCCGGCGGGATGATTTCGGTGAGCCAGGCGATTATTGGCGACATCATCGCGCCCCGTGAACGTGGGCGATACCAGGGGTATTTCAGCAGCATGTACGCAGTCGCCAGCGTGGCCGGGCCGGTGCTGGGCGGCTATATGACCGAGTACCTGTCCTGGCGCTGGGTGTTTTTGATCAACCTGCCCTTGGGCGCGGGCGCCTGGTGGGTGGCCCACCGCACCCTGGTCGGGTTGCCGGTGCCGCAGCGCAAGCCGATCATCGACTACCTTGGCACGCTGCTGCTGATCATGGGCCTGACGGCGCTGTTGCTGGGCATCACTGAAATCGGCCAGGGCCATCATTGGCGTGACGATCAGGTGCTGGGCCTGCTGGCCTGTGCCCTGGTGGCGCTGACCGTGTTTGTCTGGCATGAGCGTCGGGCACGGGAGCCGTTGTTGCCCATGCACCTGTTCGCCAACCGCAGCGCGGTGCTGTGCTGGTGCACGATTTTCTTCACCAGCTTCCAGGCCATCTCGCTGATTGTGCTGATGCCCCTGCGCTACCAGAGCGTTACTGGCGCCGGGGCTGACAGCGCCGCCCTGCATCTGCTGCCACTGGCGATCGGCTTGCCCATGGGGGCGTTCTTCGCCGGGCGCATGACTTCGGTGACCGGGCGCTATAAACCGATGATCCTTACCGGGGCGATGCTCATGCCGGTGGCGATCCTGGGCATGGCCTTCAGCGCGCCCCAGTCCCTGATCCTCAGCAGCCTGTTTATGGTGCTCGGCGGCATTGCCTGCGGCATGCAGTTCCCGACCTCCCTGGTGGGCACGCAAAACTCGGTGGCGCAACACGACATCGGCGTCGCCACCAGCACGACCAACCTGTTTCGCTCGCTGGGGGGCGCGGTTGGCGTGGCGTGCATGTCGGCCTTGCTGCTGGCGTTGTTGCAGGATTCGAGTGTTGCCCACCTGGCCAATGGCTCGATGATGGCTGAAGGCAGCTCCGGCAATGTCTTGCTCGATGGCCTCAACGCCGCTGCCGGCCCGGCGCAGGACGCCTTGCGCGCCGAGTTGCTGAGCACCTTCCGGCATTTATTGATGGTCAGTGCGGCGGTGTCGCTGCTGGGGCTGGCGGCAGCGATTGTCATGCCTGACAAGCTGTTGCGTGGGCGCGAAGACAAGGCGCAGTAG
- a CDS encoding MBL fold metallo-hydrolase: MLTTLKRFVLATSVLGFAAHATAADLTLDVYNPGESAIFPVSSVLVSGEKDAILVDAQFGKSQAEQLVQKIRASGKQLTTIYISHGDPDYYFGLDTLASAFPHAKILAPQPVVDHIKATVAGKIEYWGPKMGADKPAKTIIPQVLEGHQLTLEGQPLDVIGLDGPQPDRSFVWIPSIKAVVGGVVVSQNIHLWMADTQGAQSHADWLGTLQRIEKLQPVTVVPGHYLGTPSLKSVAFTADYIKAFDVEAAKAKDSAALIGAMKKRYPNLADESSLELSAKVAKGEMKW, encoded by the coding sequence ATGCTCACCACCCTCAAGCGCTTTGTATTGGCCACCAGCGTTCTCGGCTTCGCCGCCCACGCCACCGCCGCCGACCTCACCCTTGACGTGTACAACCCGGGCGAATCGGCGATCTTCCCCGTCAGCTCGGTGCTGGTCAGTGGCGAGAAAGACGCAATCCTGGTGGACGCACAGTTCGGCAAAAGCCAGGCCGAGCAACTGGTACAGAAGATCCGTGCCAGCGGCAAGCAACTGACCACCATCTACATCAGCCATGGCGACCCCGATTACTACTTCGGCCTCGACACCCTGGCCAGTGCCTTCCCACACGCCAAGATCCTCGCACCACAACCGGTGGTCGACCATATCAAGGCCACCGTTGCCGGAAAAATCGAATACTGGGGTCCGAAAATGGGCGCCGACAAGCCGGCCAAAACCATCATTCCCCAAGTCCTCGAAGGCCATCAGCTGACGCTCGAAGGCCAGCCGCTGGACGTCATCGGCCTGGACGGCCCGCAGCCGGATCGCAGCTTCGTCTGGATCCCCTCGATCAAGGCCGTGGTCGGCGGCGTGGTGGTCTCGCAAAACATCCACCTGTGGATGGCCGACACCCAGGGCGCGCAATCCCATGCCGATTGGCTGGGCACCCTGCAACGTATCGAGAAACTCCAACCGGTCACCGTGGTACCCGGTCACTACCTGGGCACGCCTTCGCTCAAATCTGTCGCCTTCACGGCCGACTACATCAAGGCTTTCGACGTAGAAGCGGCCAAGGCCAAGGATTCCGCCGCCCTGATCGGCGCCATGAAAAAACGCTACCCGAACCTGGCCGATGAAAGCTCCCTGGAGCTGAGCGCCAAAGTCGCCAAGGGCGAAATGAAGTGGTGA
- a CDS encoding LysR family transcriptional regulator has protein sequence MNRNELRKADINLMVVFETLMLERNVTRAAEKLFLGQPTISSALNRLRTLFNDPLFIRVGHRMEPTARAEELILHLSPALDSLSAALSLTHDFDPSVSTMTFRIGLSDDVEFGLLPPLLRALRTEAPQVVFVVQHVDYWRIPDLLASGDITVGITQTRGLPANAKRKLLRHIRPSVLRADASDQPLTLDEYCSRPHVLVSHTANVAGFADEWLAEIGRKRHVVLSVPQYSSLPALLAGTDMIASLPDYTAQAMAAAGKLFCEPFPFETPTLDLSMVWLSHVDSDPAERWMRSRLEAFMGA, from the coding sequence ATGAATCGCAATGAATTACGCAAGGCCGATATCAACCTGATGGTGGTGTTTGAAACACTGATGCTGGAGCGCAACGTGACGCGCGCGGCAGAGAAGCTGTTTCTCGGCCAGCCGACGATCAGCTCGGCCCTCAACCGCCTGCGCACGTTGTTCAATGACCCGCTGTTTATCCGCGTCGGCCATCGCATGGAACCCACGGCGCGTGCCGAGGAACTTATCCTGCACCTGTCACCGGCCCTGGACTCGCTGTCGGCGGCGTTGAGCCTTACCCATGATTTCGACCCGTCTGTCAGCACCATGACGTTTCGCATCGGCCTGTCCGATGACGTCGAGTTCGGCCTGCTGCCGCCGCTGCTACGTGCCCTGCGTACCGAAGCGCCCCAGGTGGTGTTTGTGGTGCAGCACGTCGATTACTGGCGCATCCCCGATTTGCTGGCCTCTGGCGATATCACCGTCGGGATCACCCAGACCCGTGGCTTGCCGGCCAACGCCAAGCGCAAGTTGTTGCGCCATATCCGCCCCAGTGTGTTGCGCGCCGATGCCTCGGACCAGCCCCTGACCCTCGATGAATATTGCTCACGGCCCCATGTGCTGGTGTCCCACACCGCCAATGTTGCGGGCTTTGCCGATGAGTGGCTGGCGGAGATCGGCCGCAAGCGGCATGTGGTGTTATCCGTGCCGCAATACAGCTCGTTGCCGGCGCTGCTGGCGGGCACCGATATGATCGCCAGCCTGCCGGACTACACGGCCCAGGCCATGGCGGCGGCGGGCAAGCTGTTTTGTGAGCCGTTCCCGTTCGAGACGCCGACCCTGGACCTGTCCATGGTCTGGCTCAGCCACGTTGACAGTGACCCGGCCGAACGCTGGATGCGCTCGCGGCTGGAAGCGTTCATGGGGGCATGA
- a CDS encoding cache domain-containing protein: protein MKGMLRATWLLLLLCVSQAHAATTQEQDAKAAVALLEKALAYYHDNGDKAFAAFSRQGEFVDKDRYVFVVDTKGVLLASGGPSAALIGRDVSEVLGPDLRQSFKDALKIPEGNGIQQAEYRWQNWNDGKVERKHVFYQRIGQRILAVGYYLPRATPEQAKALRDKAVKELEKNEAGTLKAINALQGGFLQDDLYVFVVDLDTGRYVAHGTNLRLINTDFAKIKDPDGKPVGEPILQLMKEQDQGEYEYRWKNPVTGKVENKHAYLRKSGRFLVAVGYYSP from the coding sequence ATGAAGGGAATGCTCCGCGCCACCTGGCTGCTGCTGTTGTTGTGTGTCAGCCAGGCCCACGCCGCAACTACCCAGGAACAGGACGCCAAGGCCGCCGTGGCCTTGCTGGAGAAAGCCCTGGCCTATTATCACGACAATGGTGACAAGGCCTTCGCCGCCTTCAGCCGCCAGGGTGAGTTTGTCGACAAGGACCGCTACGTGTTCGTGGTCGATACCAAGGGCGTGCTACTGGCCAGCGGCGGCCCTTCGGCGGCGCTGATCGGGCGCGACGTGTCCGAAGTGCTCGGCCCGGACCTGCGCCAGTCGTTCAAGGACGCGTTGAAGATCCCGGAAGGCAATGGCATCCAACAGGCCGAATACCGCTGGCAGAACTGGAACGACGGCAAGGTGGAACGCAAGCATGTGTTCTACCAGCGTATCGGCCAGCGCATCCTCGCCGTCGGCTATTACCTGCCCCGAGCCACGCCCGAACAGGCCAAGGCCCTGCGGGACAAGGCAGTCAAGGAACTGGAAAAAAACGAAGCCGGCACGCTGAAGGCGATCAACGCGCTGCAAGGCGGTTTCCTGCAGGACGACCTGTATGTGTTCGTGGTCGACCTCGATACCGGCCGCTACGTGGCCCACGGGACCAACCTGCGCCTGATCAATACCGACTTCGCCAAGATCAAGGACCCGGACGGCAAGCCCGTGGGCGAGCCGATCCTGCAATTGATGAAGGAACAAGACCAGGGCGAATACGAGTACCGCTGGAAAAACCCGGTGACCGGCAAGGTAGAAAACAAGCATGCCTACCTGCGCAAGAGCGGGCGGTTCCTGGTGGCGGTGGGTTACTACAGCCCGTAA
- a CDS encoding NAD(P)H-dependent flavin oxidoreductase translates to MSLPAVLQGRLSIPVVCSPLFIISSPELVIAQCKAGVVGSFPALNARPAPVLEQWLTQITTELAAYDALHPDKPSAPFAVNQIVHKSNDRLEHDLALCAKYKVPIIITSLGARVDVNDAVHAYGGIVLHDVINNTFARKAIEKGADGLIAVAAGAGGHAGKISPFALIQEIREWFDGPLLLSGAISHGNGILAAQAAGADLAYIGSAFIATEEAHALAAYKQMIVDSSADDIVYSNLFTGVHGNYLRQSIANSGLDPDELPASDPSKMNFGTGEGAKAKAWKDIWGAGQGVGAVKSVLPAGRLIERLKGEYHASRKRLDLGITH, encoded by the coding sequence ATGTCTCTGCCAGCTGTCCTGCAAGGCCGTCTTTCGATTCCAGTGGTGTGTTCGCCGCTGTTTATTATTTCCAGCCCTGAGTTGGTGATCGCCCAATGCAAGGCGGGCGTGGTGGGTTCGTTCCCGGCGCTGAACGCGCGACCGGCACCGGTACTGGAGCAGTGGCTCACACAAATCACCACCGAACTGGCCGCGTACGATGCCCTGCATCCAGACAAGCCCTCTGCGCCGTTTGCGGTCAACCAAATCGTGCACAAGTCCAATGATCGGCTCGAACATGACCTGGCACTGTGCGCCAAGTACAAAGTCCCGATCATCATCACCTCCCTGGGCGCGCGGGTGGATGTGAATGATGCGGTACACGCCTACGGCGGCATCGTGCTGCACGACGTGATCAACAATACCTTCGCCAGAAAAGCCATCGAGAAAGGCGCCGACGGCCTGATTGCCGTGGCTGCCGGTGCCGGGGGGCATGCGGGGAAGATTTCACCCTTTGCGCTTATCCAGGAAATTCGTGAATGGTTCGACGGCCCACTGCTGCTTTCGGGGGCGATTTCACACGGCAATGGGATTCTCGCGGCCCAGGCGGCAGGCGCCGACCTGGCCTACATCGGCTCGGCGTTTATCGCCACTGAAGAAGCCCATGCCCTGGCCGCCTACAAACAAATGATTGTCGACAGTTCGGCCGACGACATTGTCTACTCCAACCTGTTTACCGGCGTGCATGGCAACTACCTGCGTCAAAGCATCGCCAACAGCGGCCTGGACCCGGATGAACTGCCGGCGTCCGATCCCTCGAAAATGAATTTCGGCACCGGCGAAGGCGCCAAGGCCAAGGCCTGGAAAGATATCTGGGGCGCGGGCCAAGGCGTAGGCGCCGTCAAGTCGGTGCTCCCGGCAGGCCGGCTGATCGAACGACTCAAGGGCGAATATCACGCCTCACGCAAACGCCTGGACCTGGGCATCACTCATTAA
- a CDS encoding helix-turn-helix domain-containing protein: MTKNASPAIPVFKLYGESQQWPTPDLLHCETISRRSREYQWEIHPHRHADLCQLLYVYKGQAQLEIEGQRTTLTQSTLQVLPPLCVHGFRFAEDVEGFVVTLAAPLVAHLQGQLGSAVDGLSALGSYPAGQDSDYLNGLFTRLQDEYSDDFPARDMMMHALVSVLLVWISRQAIQSRHPRAPRGREYFRRFTQLVEQHYREHPKIEDLAHKLGISVSHLNGTCRELGGQPALQIMHDRQLLEAKRLLTYTSMTINEMSEVLGFSDPTNFSRLFRRRVGFSPKAFREQLTTA; encoded by the coding sequence ATGACCAAAAACGCCAGTCCTGCGATTCCAGTGTTCAAGCTCTATGGGGAAAGCCAACAGTGGCCGACCCCGGATTTGTTGCACTGTGAAACCATCTCCCGGCGCAGCCGCGAGTACCAGTGGGAGATCCACCCCCACCGGCATGCGGACCTGTGCCAATTGCTCTATGTGTACAAGGGCCAGGCGCAACTGGAGATCGAGGGCCAGCGCACGACGCTGACGCAATCGACCCTGCAAGTGCTGCCGCCGCTGTGCGTGCATGGGTTTCGGTTTGCCGAGGATGTCGAAGGCTTTGTCGTGACCCTGGCCGCGCCACTGGTGGCGCACCTGCAAGGCCAACTGGGCTCGGCGGTGGATGGTTTGAGCGCCCTGGGCAGTTACCCGGCGGGCCAGGACAGTGACTACCTCAACGGCCTGTTTACCCGGCTGCAAGACGAGTACAGCGACGACTTCCCGGCCCGGGACATGATGATGCATGCCCTGGTCAGCGTACTGCTGGTATGGATCAGCCGCCAGGCCATCCAGAGCCGCCATCCGCGGGCACCACGGGGCCGTGAGTATTTCCGGCGCTTCACCCAGTTGGTGGAACAGCACTACCGCGAGCACCCGAAGATCGAAGACCTGGCGCACAAGCTGGGGATCTCGGTCTCGCACCTCAACGGCACCTGCCGTGAGCTGGGCGGGCAGCCGGCCCTGCAGATCATGCATGACCGTCAATTGCTGGAGGCCAAGCGCCTGCTGACCTACACCAGCATGACCATCAATGAAATGTCAGAGGTGCTGGGGTTTTCTGATCCGACAAACTTTTCGCGCCTGTTCCGACGCCGCGTGGGGTTTTCACCCAAGGCGTTTCGTGAACAACTGACGACGGCTTGA
- a CDS encoding LysR family transcriptional regulator, whose amino-acid sequence MLNSNLLRKLDMQDLMVFIAVYEQSSVTDVSETLFVSQSTVSYSLKKLRTSFEDDLFINTRAGMRPTYKASTMYGHVQKILESINLCHAGAQTFDPTQKAVTFNLCAPEYFEQLILPRLLKHFDHADLPVIVNVQKLETEIPVEALRDGRLDLVICFGPHFHREHKDLRTQMLLEDDLVCVFDKRAAPREPAFSLQSFVARRHVFPTHWTSDTNMIDGWLAHQAHKRQVIARANSYSAALKMIAGTDFIVTLPRRVQQLLAVEPQFGHCEAPNGLPGFTLEMQWNDASEQESANAWFREQVAGVAASCKQDAA is encoded by the coding sequence ATGCTAAACAGCAACTTGCTTAGAAAGCTCGATATGCAGGACCTGATGGTGTTTATCGCTGTGTACGAGCAAAGCAGTGTCACCGATGTGTCCGAAACCCTGTTTGTCAGCCAGTCCACCGTCAGTTACAGCCTCAAGAAGCTGCGCACCAGCTTCGAGGACGACCTGTTTATCAATACCCGTGCCGGCATGCGCCCGACCTACAAAGCCAGCACCATGTACGGGCATGTGCAGAAAATCCTCGAAAGCATCAACCTGTGCCACGCAGGCGCACAGACGTTCGACCCCACGCAAAAAGCCGTCACCTTCAACCTCTGTGCGCCCGAATACTTCGAGCAACTGATCCTGCCCAGACTGTTGAAACACTTCGACCATGCCGACCTGCCGGTGATCGTCAACGTGCAGAAGCTGGAAACCGAGATTCCTGTCGAGGCGCTGCGTGACGGGCGCCTGGACCTGGTGATCTGCTTCGGCCCGCACTTTCATCGCGAGCACAAGGATCTGAGGACCCAGATGCTGCTGGAAGACGATCTGGTCTGTGTCTTCGACAAACGCGCCGCCCCCCGGGAGCCGGCGTTCAGCCTGCAGTCCTTTGTGGCCCGCCGCCATGTGTTCCCCACACACTGGACCTCGGACACCAACATGATCGACGGTTGGCTGGCCCACCAGGCCCACAAGCGCCAGGTCATCGCCCGGGCCAACAGCTACAGCGCGGCGCTGAAGATGATTGCCGGTACCGACTTCATCGTCACCCTGCCCCGGCGCGTGCAACAGTTGCTGGCCGTGGAGCCGCAGTTTGGTCACTGCGAAGCCCCCAATGGCCTGCCAGGGTTTACGCTGGAGATGCAGTGGAACGACGCCAGCGAGCAGGAAAGCGCCAACGCGTGGTTTCGCGAGCAGGTGGCGGGGGTAGCGGCCAGCTGCAAGCAGGACGCGGCCTGA